A section of the Canis lupus baileyi chromosome 5, mCanLup2.hap1, whole genome shotgun sequence genome encodes:
- the LOC140633110 gene encoding uncharacterized protein yields MELGRISSRNLGRDDRVIGNHGKEARFPFLDENVVSFLNSLPVWKKADLTLPRGIGEKLILRLAAVELGLTACALLPKRAMQFGSRIAKMEKNNEKASDKCGRLQVISLEDLSIEKEIEVSKAQIKSPPPGSQKSSKAQIKSPPPGGELAAPGRGAVAAGRGGTFFFFFNSFIEVGDGHTRTVFSDAASGLSEARAGGAGRGASERGAGGARLERAQLCGAVKRGLEAGARPVQQAVRQAQLASCGLGLRQRQLQKVGGEQRHLGAAPGGGEEREAEQRARVLQRLQAARDAALGAPELGPRGGAGAQEAEGQKDEEVSVSNCNPLQKEVSPKQTTLFLKIPHLHYSSEHS; encoded by the exons atggAACTGGGACGAATATCGTCTAGAAATCTTGGTCGTGATGACAGAGTTATTGGCAATCACGGAAAAGAAGCAAGATTTCCTTTCCTGGATGAAAATGTCGTCTCCTTTCTAAATTCCCTACCAGTTTGGAAAAAGGCAGACTTGACTTTACCCCGTGGAATTGGTGAAAAACTGATTTTGCGTCTTGCAGCAGTGGAACTTGGCTTAACAGCCTGTGCTCTTCTGCCAAAACGGGCCATGCAGTTTGGATCCAGAATtgcaaaaatggaaaagaataatgaaaaggcATCTGATAAATGTGGAAGGCTCCAGGTCATTTCCTTAGAAGACCTCTCTATTGAAAAGGAGATTGAAGT ctCAAAAGCTCAAATCAAATCTCCTCCTCCTGGATCTCAAAAAAGCTCAAAAGCTCAAATCAAATCTCCTCCTCCTGGAGGAGAACTCGCAGCTCCGGGACGCGGTGCAGTGGCTGCCGGCCGaggtggaacttttttttttttttttaactcttttattgaAGTGGGAGACGGACACACACGAACAGTCTTTTCTGATGCGGCCTCCGGGCTCAGCGAGGCGCGGGCTGGGGGCGCCGGGCGCGGGGCCTCGGAGCGCGGCGCGGGCGGTGCACGGCTGGAGCGGGCGCAGCTCTGCGGGGCTGTAAAGCGGGGGCTCGAGGCCGGAGCCCGCCCCGTCCAGCAAGCGGTGCGCCAGGCTCAGCTCGCGTCCTGCGGCCTCGGCCTCCGGCAGCGGCAGCTCCAGAAAGTAGGTGGCGAGCAGCGTCACCTGGGGGCGGCTCCGGGCGGCGGCGAGGAGCGCGAGGCGGAGCAGCGGGCCCGGGTGCTGCAGCGGCTCCAGGCGGCTCGGGATGCGGCGCTCGGCGCGCCCGAGCTCGGCCCGCGAGGAGGAGCCGGCGCCCAGGAAGCAGAGGGACAAAAG GATGAAGAAGTCTCAGTTTCAAATTGTAATCCTCTCCAGAAGGAAGTTTCACCAAAGCAGACAACTCTTTTTCTGAAAATTCCACATTTACATTATTCTTCTGAACATTCTTGA